From Panicum hallii strain FIL2 chromosome 2, PHallii_v3.1, whole genome shotgun sequence, a single genomic window includes:
- the LOC112882037 gene encoding putative lipid-transfer protein DIR1 has product MAKAQAMGALLMTVLVVLATSAEVAHGICNLSSDGIRACQPAAAIRNPTNQPSAACCAALAGADLPCLCRYKSAAGVWVRFYRIDINRAMGLPGKCGLAMPANC; this is encoded by the coding sequence ATGGCAAAGGCACAGGCGATGGGCGCCCTCCTGATGACCGTCCTGGTGGTCCTCGCCACGTCGGCCGAGGTGGCGCACGGCATCTGCAACCTGTCGAGCGACGGCATCCGGGCGTGCCAGCCGGCGGCCGCCATCCGCAACCCGACCAACCAGCCCTCGGCCGCGTGCTGCGCCGCCCTGGCCGGGGCCGACCTGCCGTGCCTGTGCCGGTACAAGAGCGCCGCCGGCGTGTGGGTGAGGTTCTACAGGATCGACATCAACCGCGCCATGGGGCTGCCCGGCAAGTGCGGCCTCGCCATGCCGGCCAACTGCTGA
- the LOC112882452 gene encoding putative lipid-transfer protein DIR1, with the protein MATTTCRSSLLAAALVVAVLVASAEAVCNMSNEQFMSCQPAAAKTTDPPAPPSPACCAALGGADLGCLCGYKNSPWMGVYNIDPKRAMELPAKCGLATPANC; encoded by the coding sequence ATGGCCACCACCACCTGCAGGTCGTCGCTGCTGGCCGCCGCCCTCGTGGTGGCCGTCCTCGTCGCGTCGGCGGAGGCGGTGTGCAACATGAGCAACGAGCAGTTCATGTCATgccagccggcggcggcgaagacgacggacccgcccgcgccgccgtcgccggcgtgctGCGCCGCGCTGGGCGGCGCCGACCTGGGGTGCCTGTGCGGGTACAAGAACTCGCCGTGGATGGGCGTGTACAACATCGACCCCAAGCGCGCCATGGAGCTCCCGGCCAAGTGCGGCCTCGCCACCCCCGCCAACTGCTGA
- the LOC112881463 gene encoding uncharacterized protein LOC112881463: MGAAGLLAPGWAQQFRHSADIKIFGSNMTLHGTHYAFSFRCFAANGRGFGADSTNKRKIKSKRRPKDVAVEPSKVISGNPKNMDQWVPELRTGSENRSGKQVMDKQFLQKVEAVRRSALEKKKAEENKDYQAIDYDAPIESDKSTIGFGTRVGIGVAVVVFGLVFAFGDFLPYGSVSPSKESAVVKQKLSQEEEAKFKSELQGFEATLSKSPNDPTALEGAAVSLVELGEYEKASTFLEKLVKVIPDKAEAYRLLGEVKFELKDYEGSSSSYKSALSSSDNIDFEVLRGLTNALLAAKKPDQAVDVILSCRQKLNEKSRTRLADLEAANDSGGQKPQDIDPIQVDLLLGKAYSDWGHISDAVSVYDKLINEHPEDFRGYLAKGIILKENGKPGDAERMFIQAKFFAPEAAKALVDRYAQR, from the exons ATGGGCGCCGCCGGTCTCCTGGCACCG GGATGGGCGCAACAGTTCAGACATAGTGCTGATATCAAAATATTTGGTTCAAATATGACTCTCCACGGAACCCACTATGCATTCAGTTTTCGATGCTTTGCTGCCAATGGGCGTGGCTTTGGCGCGGATTCGACTAACAAGAGAAAA ATTAAAAGCAAGAGGAGGCCAAAAGATGTTGCAGTGGAACCAAG TAAGGTAATATCTGGAAATCCAAAGAACATGGACCAAT GGGTGCCAGAATTAAGAACTGGAAGTGAAAACAGATCTGGTAAACAAGTCATGGATAAGCAATTTCTGCAAAAAGTGGAAGCAGTTAGAAG gtctgCACTTGAGAAAAAGAAAGCTGAAGAGAACAAAGATTATCAAGCTATTGATTATGATGCTCCAATTGAGTCAGATAAAAGTACAATTGGCTTTGGTACAAGG GTCGGAATTGGCGTTGCAGTTGTTGTCTTTGGACTAGTCTTCGCTTTTGGGGATTTCCTTCCTTATGGAAG TGTGAGCCCTAGCAAAGAAAGTGCAGTAGTTAAACAAAAGCTTTCTCAAGAGGAAGAAGCAAAATTTAAG AGTGAACTACAAGGTTTTGAAGCAACACTGAGCAAGTCACCTAATGACCCTACTGCTCTTGAG GGTGCGGCAGTATCATTGGTTGAACTAGGTGAGTATGAGAAGGCATCAACGTTTCTTGAGAAGCTAGTTAAG GTAATCCCTGATAAAGCAGAAGCATACCGTTTATTAGGTGAAGTAAAGTTTGAGCTCAAGGATTATGAAGGGAGTTCGTCATCATACAAAAGTGCTTTATCT TCATCAGACAATATTGACTTTGAAGTTCTCCGTGGCCTGACAAATGCATTACTTGCTGCTAAGAAGCCAGATCAG GCAGTTGATGTAATTCTGTCATGCCGTCAAAAATTGAATGAAAAGAGTCGAACACGACTTGCTGATTTGGAGGCTGCAAATGACAGTGGTGGCCAGAAGCCTCAAGATATTGACCCCATCCAA GTTGACTTGCTTTTAGGGAAGGCTTATTCTGACTGGGGCCATATCAGTGATGCTGTTTCCGTCTACGATAAATTGATCAATGAACATCCTGAAGACTTCCGTGGTTATTTAGCGAAG GGAATTATATTGAAGGAAAATGGTAAACCAGGTGATGCAGAAAGAATGTTTATTCAG GCGAAATTCTTCGCCCCAGAGGCAGCAAAGGCGCTCGTTGATCGCTATGCACAAAGATAG